Within the Mycobacterium gordonae genome, the region CAGGCCCAGCCCGACCGAGATGGCCAGACCCTGCCAGCCGTCCAACCAGTTCTTGCCGAAGACCAGGTGATCCAGGCTGAGCTTGCCGGCGCCCAGGGTTGCGACCACCACGGCGGTGACCGCCAACACCAGGTTGTACTCCCAGCCCTCCTTGACGATGAAGAAGCCGTTGGCCCGGTGCACGGTCCAGGCCGCGACCACCATCAGCGAGACGAAACCCGCCGCCGGGATCGGCGTCAGCAGACCGGCCGCCAGCCCCAGGCCCGCCGCCGTCTCCGTGGTCGCGGCGACGGTGGCGTGGAACTTGCCCGGCTTCATTCCGATGCTCTCGAACCAGCGCGCGGTACCCGGGATCCGTCCGCCGCCGAAGAACTTGTTCAAGCCGTGCGCTGCCAGGGTCAGACCCAGCACCAGGCGCAGAATCAGCAACGCGACGTCATAGGGAGTCATACCTTCCAAGCTAACGGGTTCCCAACACCGGCG harbors:
- a CDS encoding DoxX family protein, with protein sequence MTPYDVALLILRLVLGLTLAAHGLNKFFGGGRIPGTARWFESIGMKPGKFHATVAATTETAAGLGLAAGLLTPIPAAGFVSLMVVAAWTVHRANGFFIVKEGWEYNLVLAVTAVVVATLGAGKLSLDHLVFGKNWLDGWQGLAISVGLGLAGAIGQLLIFYRPPAKQAG